Proteins encoded together in one Larus michahellis chromosome 4, bLarMic1.1, whole genome shotgun sequence window:
- the RBL2 gene encoding retinoblastoma-like protein 2 isoform X4, whose protein sequence is MPGEGEDETEPGAGGGPAATPSPPAEEGDTRQRYEELCSSLNMDERARSEAWLSYQSMKRNYTLEGNDLHWLACALYVACRKAVPTVSRGTAEGNYVSLTRILRCSEQSLIEFFNKMKKWEDMANLPSQFRERTERLERNFTVSAVIFKKYEPIFQDIFRYPQDDQPRQQRGRKQRRQPCTVTEVFQFCWVLFVHAKGAGISEFRILNLEKRPSQNSLKGCILFNFPSCMFYHTSKISLSFYTVAHRRGLPAAPFWKSSWQHYWALTITASYKGNFPMISDDLVNSYHLLLCALDLVYGNALQCPNRKELLNPNFKGLPEDFHSKDYKVSSDPPCIIEKLCSLHYGLVLEAKGIKEHFWKPYIRKLFDKKLLKGKDENLTGFLDPGNFGDSFKAINKAYEEYVLSVGNLDERIFLGEDADEEIGTLTRCLNTTSGMETAERVQVKHNLQQHFDRSKSLRITTPLTGRKYIKESNPYVTPVSIATYSLSRLHTMLAGLKNAPSENLEQILRACSRDPSQSIANRVKEMHEVYCQSMQAEGEFSNFSKDVASKHFRRAEVLYYKVLEAVIEQERRRLGDADLSAILEQDVFHRSLLACCLEIITFTYKPPGNFPLITEIFDIPVYHFYKVIEVFIRAEDGLCREVVKHLNHIEEQILESMAWKQESILWDRIRDNDNKVPSCEEVMPPQYFERSAGNSVVGSPLTPRRINEVRAETGGLGKGLSSSPTTLYDRYSSPTANPTRRRLFVENDNTSDSGTPVRVSQQPVVNTVPVQNMNPEAMSVTPVPGQTLVTVATATVTANNGQTVTIPVQGIANENGGITFFPVQVNVGTQPQTVSGPIQPLSAQALAGPLNTQLSGAALQLPGQLTVQQVSPGEQRQSQPFTTAASLRPRKMGSLSLFFRKKSCRVHKSDLLFGWARTAVLLWP, encoded by the exons ATGCCGGGCGAGGGGGAGGACGAGACcgagccgggggccggggggggccccgccgccaccccctccccgccggccgaGGAGGGGGATACCCGGCAGCGCTACgaggagctctgcagcagcctcaACATGGACGAGCGCGCCCGCTCCGAGGCCTGGCTCAGCTACCAGAGCATGAAGCGCAACTACACCCTGGAG GGAAATGATCTGCACTGGCTGGCATGTGCCCTGTATGTGGCTTGCAGAAAAGCAGTTCCAACTGTCAGCAGAGGGACAGCCGAGGGAAATTATGTATCTTTAACCAGAATTTTGCGCTGTTCAGAACAAAg CTTGATCGAGTTTTTTAACAAGATGAAAAAATGGGAAGACATGGCAAATCTACCCTCCCAATTCAGAGAACGAACGGAGAGATTAGAGAGAAACTTTACAgtttctgcagtaatttttaagAAGTATGAGCCCATTTTTCAGGACATTTTCAGATATCCTCAAGATGATCAACCTCGtcaacagagaggaagaaaacagag acgACAACCGTGCACTGTGACTGAAGTTTTCCAGTTTTGTTGGGTGCTGTTTGTTCATGCAAAAG GTGCAGGCATTTCTGAATTCAGAATTCTGAATTTGGAGAAGAGGCCTTCTCAGAACAGCCTGAAGGGATGTATTCTGTTTAATTTCCCCAGCTGTATGTTTTACCACACTTCTAAG attAGCCTTTCTTTCTACACTGTAGCCCATCGCAGAGGGTTGCCAGCAGCTCCCTTTTGGAAAAGTTCCTGGCAACATTACTGGGCCCTCACCATCACAGCTTCATACAAAG GTAATTTTCCCATGATCAGTGATGACTTGGTCAATTCCTACCATCTCTTGTTATGCGCTTTGGATTTAGTGTATGGAAACGCTCTCCAGTGTCCTAACCGTAAAGAGCTTCTGAATCCTAATTTTAAAG GTCTGCCTGAAGACTTTCACAGTAAGGATTATAAAGTATCATCTGATCCTCCCTGCATCATTGAAAAACTGTGCTCATTACATTATGGGTTAGTTCTAGAAGCAAAAGGCATAAAGGAACATTTTTGGAAGCCATACATTCGGAAACTTTTTGACAAAAAG CTtctaaaaggaaaagatgaaaatttGACTGGATTTCTAGATCCTGGGAACTTCGGAGACAGCTT CAAAGCCATCAACAAAGCCTATGAGGAGTATGTTCTGTCAGTAGGAAATCTCGACGAGAGAATATTTCTTGGGGAGGATGCAGATGAAGAAATTGGAACCCTCACAAGGTGCTTAAATACAACTTCAGGAATGGAAACAGCTGAAAGAGTCCAAGTGAAGCATAATTTGCAGCAGCACTTTGACAGG tcCAAATCCCTTAGGATTACAACCCCACTTACTGGCCGCAAGTATATTAAAGAGAGCAACCCGTACGTGACACCGGTTTCCATAGCAACATACAGTTTGAGCCGCCTTCACACCATGCTGGCAGGACTGAAAAATGCTCCCAGTGAAAATCTGGAGCAAATACTCAG ggcaTGTTCCAGAGATCCTTCTCAATCTATTGCAAACAGAGTAAAAGAAATGCATGAAGTCTACTGCCAGAGCATGCAGGCCGAAGGAGAATTCAGTAATTTTTCCAAAG ATGTTGCTAGTAAGCATTTTCGTCGTGCTGAGGTGCTGTACTACAAGGTCTTGGAGGCGGTCATTGAGCaagagaggaggaggctgggagacGCTGACTTGTCC GCAATCCTGGAGCAAGACGTGTTTCATAGATCTCTGCTGGCGTGTTGCCTTGAGATAATTACCTTTACCTATAAGCCGCCTGGAAACTTCCCACTCATCACTGAAATATTTGACATTCCAGTTTATCATTTTTATAAG GTAATTGAGGTTTTCATTAGAGCAGAGGATGGCCTTTGTCGAGAAGTGGTGAAACACCTTAATCACATCGAAGAACAGATCTTGGAAAGTATGGCTTGGAAACAGGAATCCATTTTGTGGGACAGAATCAGAGATAATGACAACAAAGTTCCTAGTTGTGAAGAG GTAATGCCGCCTCAGTATTTTGAGAGATCTGCTGGGAACAGTGTTGTAGGTTCACCGCTGACACCAAGACGAATAAACGAGGTTCGCGCTGAAACTGGAGGGCTAGGAAAAG GCCTTTCATCCTCTCCAACTACGCTGTACGACAGATACAGTTCTCCTACAGCCAATCCTACAAGGCGAAGACTCTTTGTTGAGAACGATAATACCTCTGACAGTGGGACTCCAGTAAGAGTTTCCCAGCAGCCCGTGGTAAACACGGTGCCCGTGCAGAACATGAATCCCGAAGCCATGTCAGTCACTCCAGTGCCCGGCCAGACACTGGTTACAGTGGCAACTGCCACCGTGACAGCCAATAACGGGCAGACTGTGACAATACCAGTACAAG GTATCGCCAATGAAAATGGAGGAATAACTTTCTTCCCAGTCCAGGTCAATGTCGGGACGCAGCCCCAGACTGTCTCTGGCCCCATCCAGCCCCTCAGTGCCCAGGCTCTGGCTGGTCCCCTCAACACGCAGCTGAGCGGGGCGGCGCTGCAGCTGCCGGGCCAGTTAACTGTTCAGCAGGTCTCGCCGGGGGAGCAAAGACAGAGCCAGCCATTCACCACTGCCGCCTCCCTCAGGCCTCGCAAGATGGGCTCGCTTTCGCTCTTCTTTAGAAAG AAGTCCTGCAGGGTGCACAAGTCTGACCTACTCTTTGGCTGGGCAAGGACAGCAGTATTGCTGTGGCCCTAA
- the RBL2 gene encoding retinoblastoma-like protein 2 isoform X1: MPGEGEDETEPGAGGGPAATPSPPAEEGDTRQRYEELCSSLNMDERARSEAWLSYQSMKRNYTLEGNDLHWLACALYVACRKAVPTVSRGTAEGNYVSLTRILRCSEQSLIEFFNKMKKWEDMANLPSQFRERTERLERNFTVSAVIFKKYEPIFQDIFRYPQDDQPRQQRGRKQRRQPCTVTEVFQFCWVLFVHAKGAGISEFRILNLEKRPSQNSLKGCILFNFPSCMFYHTSKISLSFYTVAHRRGLPAAPFWKSSWQHYWALTITASYKGNFPMISDDLVNSYHLLLCALDLVYGNALQCPNRKELLNPNFKGLPEDFHSKDYKVSSDPPCIIEKLCSLHYGLVLEAKGIKEHFWKPYIRKLFDKKLLKGKDENLTGFLDPGNFGDSFKAINKAYEEYVLSVGNLDERIFLGEDADEEIGTLTRCLNTTSGMETAERVQVKHNLQQHFDRSKSLRITTPLTGRKYIKESNPYVTPVSIATYSLSRLHTMLAGLKNAPSENLEQILRACSRDPSQSIANRVKEMHEVYCQSMQAEGEFSNFSKDVASKHFRRAEVLYYKVLEAVIEQERRRLGDADLSAILEQDVFHRSLLACCLEIITFTYKPPGNFPLITEIFDIPVYHFYKVIEVFIRAEDGLCREVVKHLNHIEEQILESMAWKQESILWDRIRDNDNKVPSCEEVMPPQYFERSAGNSVVGSPLTPRRINEVRAETGGLGKGLSSSPTTLYDRYSSPTANPTRRRLFVENDNTSDSGTPVRVSQQPVVNTVPVQNMNPEAMSVTPVPGQTLVTVATATVTANNGQTVTIPVQGIANENGGITFFPVQVNVGTQPQTVSGPIQPLSAQALAGPLNTQLSGAALQLPGQLTVQQVSPGEQRQSQPFTTAASLRPRKMGSLSLFFRKVYHLASVRLRDLCVKLDISDELRKKIWTCFEYSLVHCPEIMMDRHLDQLLMCAIYVMAKVTKEDRSFQNIMRCYRTQPQAKSHVYRSVLIKGRRRRRSGSSDSSSQQNSPTDRSKERNKERSSRDSSPVMRSSSTLPVPHPSSAPPTPTRLTGANSDTEEEERGDLIQFYNNIYIEQIKEFALKYTSNAIDSPPLSPYPFVRMGSPRRVQLSQNHPVYISPHKNESTLSPREKIFYYFSSSPSKRLKEINSMVRTGETPTKKRGILLEDGTEAPAKRICQENHTALLRRLQDVANDRGSH, translated from the exons ATGCCGGGCGAGGGGGAGGACGAGACcgagccgggggccggggggggccccgccgccaccccctccccgccggccgaGGAGGGGGATACCCGGCAGCGCTACgaggagctctgcagcagcctcaACATGGACGAGCGCGCCCGCTCCGAGGCCTGGCTCAGCTACCAGAGCATGAAGCGCAACTACACCCTGGAG GGAAATGATCTGCACTGGCTGGCATGTGCCCTGTATGTGGCTTGCAGAAAAGCAGTTCCAACTGTCAGCAGAGGGACAGCCGAGGGAAATTATGTATCTTTAACCAGAATTTTGCGCTGTTCAGAACAAAg CTTGATCGAGTTTTTTAACAAGATGAAAAAATGGGAAGACATGGCAAATCTACCCTCCCAATTCAGAGAACGAACGGAGAGATTAGAGAGAAACTTTACAgtttctgcagtaatttttaagAAGTATGAGCCCATTTTTCAGGACATTTTCAGATATCCTCAAGATGATCAACCTCGtcaacagagaggaagaaaacagag acgACAACCGTGCACTGTGACTGAAGTTTTCCAGTTTTGTTGGGTGCTGTTTGTTCATGCAAAAG GTGCAGGCATTTCTGAATTCAGAATTCTGAATTTGGAGAAGAGGCCTTCTCAGAACAGCCTGAAGGGATGTATTCTGTTTAATTTCCCCAGCTGTATGTTTTACCACACTTCTAAG attAGCCTTTCTTTCTACACTGTAGCCCATCGCAGAGGGTTGCCAGCAGCTCCCTTTTGGAAAAGTTCCTGGCAACATTACTGGGCCCTCACCATCACAGCTTCATACAAAG GTAATTTTCCCATGATCAGTGATGACTTGGTCAATTCCTACCATCTCTTGTTATGCGCTTTGGATTTAGTGTATGGAAACGCTCTCCAGTGTCCTAACCGTAAAGAGCTTCTGAATCCTAATTTTAAAG GTCTGCCTGAAGACTTTCACAGTAAGGATTATAAAGTATCATCTGATCCTCCCTGCATCATTGAAAAACTGTGCTCATTACATTATGGGTTAGTTCTAGAAGCAAAAGGCATAAAGGAACATTTTTGGAAGCCATACATTCGGAAACTTTTTGACAAAAAG CTtctaaaaggaaaagatgaaaatttGACTGGATTTCTAGATCCTGGGAACTTCGGAGACAGCTT CAAAGCCATCAACAAAGCCTATGAGGAGTATGTTCTGTCAGTAGGAAATCTCGACGAGAGAATATTTCTTGGGGAGGATGCAGATGAAGAAATTGGAACCCTCACAAGGTGCTTAAATACAACTTCAGGAATGGAAACAGCTGAAAGAGTCCAAGTGAAGCATAATTTGCAGCAGCACTTTGACAGG tcCAAATCCCTTAGGATTACAACCCCACTTACTGGCCGCAAGTATATTAAAGAGAGCAACCCGTACGTGACACCGGTTTCCATAGCAACATACAGTTTGAGCCGCCTTCACACCATGCTGGCAGGACTGAAAAATGCTCCCAGTGAAAATCTGGAGCAAATACTCAG ggcaTGTTCCAGAGATCCTTCTCAATCTATTGCAAACAGAGTAAAAGAAATGCATGAAGTCTACTGCCAGAGCATGCAGGCCGAAGGAGAATTCAGTAATTTTTCCAAAG ATGTTGCTAGTAAGCATTTTCGTCGTGCTGAGGTGCTGTACTACAAGGTCTTGGAGGCGGTCATTGAGCaagagaggaggaggctgggagacGCTGACTTGTCC GCAATCCTGGAGCAAGACGTGTTTCATAGATCTCTGCTGGCGTGTTGCCTTGAGATAATTACCTTTACCTATAAGCCGCCTGGAAACTTCCCACTCATCACTGAAATATTTGACATTCCAGTTTATCATTTTTATAAG GTAATTGAGGTTTTCATTAGAGCAGAGGATGGCCTTTGTCGAGAAGTGGTGAAACACCTTAATCACATCGAAGAACAGATCTTGGAAAGTATGGCTTGGAAACAGGAATCCATTTTGTGGGACAGAATCAGAGATAATGACAACAAAGTTCCTAGTTGTGAAGAG GTAATGCCGCCTCAGTATTTTGAGAGATCTGCTGGGAACAGTGTTGTAGGTTCACCGCTGACACCAAGACGAATAAACGAGGTTCGCGCTGAAACTGGAGGGCTAGGAAAAG GCCTTTCATCCTCTCCAACTACGCTGTACGACAGATACAGTTCTCCTACAGCCAATCCTACAAGGCGAAGACTCTTTGTTGAGAACGATAATACCTCTGACAGTGGGACTCCAGTAAGAGTTTCCCAGCAGCCCGTGGTAAACACGGTGCCCGTGCAGAACATGAATCCCGAAGCCATGTCAGTCACTCCAGTGCCCGGCCAGACACTGGTTACAGTGGCAACTGCCACCGTGACAGCCAATAACGGGCAGACTGTGACAATACCAGTACAAG GTATCGCCAATGAAAATGGAGGAATAACTTTCTTCCCAGTCCAGGTCAATGTCGGGACGCAGCCCCAGACTGTCTCTGGCCCCATCCAGCCCCTCAGTGCCCAGGCTCTGGCTGGTCCCCTCAACACGCAGCTGAGCGGGGCGGCGCTGCAGCTGCCGGGCCAGTTAACTGTTCAGCAGGTCTCGCCGGGGGAGCAAAGACAGAGCCAGCCATTCACCACTGCCGCCTCCCTCAGGCCTCGCAAGATGGGCTCGCTTTCGCTCTTCTTTAGAAAG GTGTATCATTTGGCTAGTGTCCGTCTGCGAGACCTCTGTGTCAAACTCGACATATCTGATGAGCTGCGGAAAAAGATCTGGACGTGCTTTGAGTATTCCCTGGTGCACTGCCCTGAAATCATGATGGATAGACATTTGGATCAGCTGCTGATGTGTGCCATCTATGTAATGGCTAAG GTTACTAAGGAGGACAGATCATTTCAGAACATCATGCGATGCTATCGGACACAACCACAAGCCAAGAGCCAT GTGTATCGCAGCGTCCTGATAAAAGGCAGGAGGCGCCGCCGCTCTGGCAGCAGCGACAGCAGTAGCCAGCAGAACTCGCCTACAGacagaagcaaagagagaaacaaagaaagaa GCAGCAGGGACTCCAGCCCGGTGATGCGCTCCAGCAGCACCCTGCCCGTCCCGCACCCCAGCAGcgccccccccactcccacccgCCTGACTGGCGCCAACAGCGACACCGAGGAAGAAGAGCGAGGGGACCTCATACAATTCTATAACAACATCTACATCGAGCAGATTAAAGAATTTGCCCTGAAGTATACTTCAAATGCA ATCGATTCTCCTCCGCTCTCACCCTACCCGTTTGTAAGGATGGGCTCCCCCCGCAGAGTACAGCTCTCCCAGAACCACCCAGTGTACATCTCGCCGCACAAAAACGAGTCTACTCTCTCTCCTCGAGAGAAAATATTCTATTACTTCAGCAGCAGCCCATCTAAG aggCTAAAGGAAATCAACAGCATGGTTAGAACTGGAGAAACTCCAACAAAGAAGAGAGGCATTCTCTTAGAAGATGGTACTGAAGCACCGGCGAAGCGAATCTGTCAGGAGAATCACACTGCTCTGTTAAGACGACTACAGGACGTGGCGAATGACAGAGGGTCTCACTGA
- the RBL2 gene encoding retinoblastoma-like protein 2 isoform X2 codes for MPGEGEDETEPGAGGGPAATPSPPAEEGDTRQRYEELCSSLNMDERARSEAWLSYQSMKRNYTLEGNDLHWLACALYVACRKAVPTVSRGTAEGNYVSLTRILRCSEQSLIEFFNKMKKWEDMANLPSQFRERTERLERNFTVSAVIFKKYEPIFQDIFRYPQDDQPRQQRGRKQRRQPCTVTEVFQFCWVLFVHAKGNFPMISDDLVNSYHLLLCALDLVYGNALQCPNRKELLNPNFKGLPEDFHSKDYKVSSDPPCIIEKLCSLHYGLVLEAKGIKEHFWKPYIRKLFDKKLLKGKDENLTGFLDPGNFGDSFKAINKAYEEYVLSVGNLDERIFLGEDADEEIGTLTRCLNTTSGMETAERVQVKHNLQQHFDRSKSLRITTPLTGRKYIKESNPYVTPVSIATYSLSRLHTMLAGLKNAPSENLEQILRACSRDPSQSIANRVKEMHEVYCQSMQAEGEFSNFSKDVASKHFRRAEVLYYKVLEAVIEQERRRLGDADLSAILEQDVFHRSLLACCLEIITFTYKPPGNFPLITEIFDIPVYHFYKVIEVFIRAEDGLCREVVKHLNHIEEQILESMAWKQESILWDRIRDNDNKVPSCEEVMPPQYFERSAGNSVVGSPLTPRRINEVRAETGGLGKGLSSSPTTLYDRYSSPTANPTRRRLFVENDNTSDSGTPVRVSQQPVVNTVPVQNMNPEAMSVTPVPGQTLVTVATATVTANNGQTVTIPVQGIANENGGITFFPVQVNVGTQPQTVSGPIQPLSAQALAGPLNTQLSGAALQLPGQLTVQQVSPGEQRQSQPFTTAASLRPRKMGSLSLFFRKVYHLASVRLRDLCVKLDISDELRKKIWTCFEYSLVHCPEIMMDRHLDQLLMCAIYVMAKVTKEDRSFQNIMRCYRTQPQAKSHVYRSVLIKGRRRRRSGSSDSSSQQNSPTDRSKERNKERSSRDSSPVMRSSSTLPVPHPSSAPPTPTRLTGANSDTEEEERGDLIQFYNNIYIEQIKEFALKYTSNAIDSPPLSPYPFVRMGSPRRVQLSQNHPVYISPHKNESTLSPREKIFYYFSSSPSKRLKEINSMVRTGETPTKKRGILLEDGTEAPAKRICQENHTALLRRLQDVANDRGSH; via the exons ATGCCGGGCGAGGGGGAGGACGAGACcgagccgggggccggggggggccccgccgccaccccctccccgccggccgaGGAGGGGGATACCCGGCAGCGCTACgaggagctctgcagcagcctcaACATGGACGAGCGCGCCCGCTCCGAGGCCTGGCTCAGCTACCAGAGCATGAAGCGCAACTACACCCTGGAG GGAAATGATCTGCACTGGCTGGCATGTGCCCTGTATGTGGCTTGCAGAAAAGCAGTTCCAACTGTCAGCAGAGGGACAGCCGAGGGAAATTATGTATCTTTAACCAGAATTTTGCGCTGTTCAGAACAAAg CTTGATCGAGTTTTTTAACAAGATGAAAAAATGGGAAGACATGGCAAATCTACCCTCCCAATTCAGAGAACGAACGGAGAGATTAGAGAGAAACTTTACAgtttctgcagtaatttttaagAAGTATGAGCCCATTTTTCAGGACATTTTCAGATATCCTCAAGATGATCAACCTCGtcaacagagaggaagaaaacagag acgACAACCGTGCACTGTGACTGAAGTTTTCCAGTTTTGTTGGGTGCTGTTTGTTCATGCAAAAG GTAATTTTCCCATGATCAGTGATGACTTGGTCAATTCCTACCATCTCTTGTTATGCGCTTTGGATTTAGTGTATGGAAACGCTCTCCAGTGTCCTAACCGTAAAGAGCTTCTGAATCCTAATTTTAAAG GTCTGCCTGAAGACTTTCACAGTAAGGATTATAAAGTATCATCTGATCCTCCCTGCATCATTGAAAAACTGTGCTCATTACATTATGGGTTAGTTCTAGAAGCAAAAGGCATAAAGGAACATTTTTGGAAGCCATACATTCGGAAACTTTTTGACAAAAAG CTtctaaaaggaaaagatgaaaatttGACTGGATTTCTAGATCCTGGGAACTTCGGAGACAGCTT CAAAGCCATCAACAAAGCCTATGAGGAGTATGTTCTGTCAGTAGGAAATCTCGACGAGAGAATATTTCTTGGGGAGGATGCAGATGAAGAAATTGGAACCCTCACAAGGTGCTTAAATACAACTTCAGGAATGGAAACAGCTGAAAGAGTCCAAGTGAAGCATAATTTGCAGCAGCACTTTGACAGG tcCAAATCCCTTAGGATTACAACCCCACTTACTGGCCGCAAGTATATTAAAGAGAGCAACCCGTACGTGACACCGGTTTCCATAGCAACATACAGTTTGAGCCGCCTTCACACCATGCTGGCAGGACTGAAAAATGCTCCCAGTGAAAATCTGGAGCAAATACTCAG ggcaTGTTCCAGAGATCCTTCTCAATCTATTGCAAACAGAGTAAAAGAAATGCATGAAGTCTACTGCCAGAGCATGCAGGCCGAAGGAGAATTCAGTAATTTTTCCAAAG ATGTTGCTAGTAAGCATTTTCGTCGTGCTGAGGTGCTGTACTACAAGGTCTTGGAGGCGGTCATTGAGCaagagaggaggaggctgggagacGCTGACTTGTCC GCAATCCTGGAGCAAGACGTGTTTCATAGATCTCTGCTGGCGTGTTGCCTTGAGATAATTACCTTTACCTATAAGCCGCCTGGAAACTTCCCACTCATCACTGAAATATTTGACATTCCAGTTTATCATTTTTATAAG GTAATTGAGGTTTTCATTAGAGCAGAGGATGGCCTTTGTCGAGAAGTGGTGAAACACCTTAATCACATCGAAGAACAGATCTTGGAAAGTATGGCTTGGAAACAGGAATCCATTTTGTGGGACAGAATCAGAGATAATGACAACAAAGTTCCTAGTTGTGAAGAG GTAATGCCGCCTCAGTATTTTGAGAGATCTGCTGGGAACAGTGTTGTAGGTTCACCGCTGACACCAAGACGAATAAACGAGGTTCGCGCTGAAACTGGAGGGCTAGGAAAAG GCCTTTCATCCTCTCCAACTACGCTGTACGACAGATACAGTTCTCCTACAGCCAATCCTACAAGGCGAAGACTCTTTGTTGAGAACGATAATACCTCTGACAGTGGGACTCCAGTAAGAGTTTCCCAGCAGCCCGTGGTAAACACGGTGCCCGTGCAGAACATGAATCCCGAAGCCATGTCAGTCACTCCAGTGCCCGGCCAGACACTGGTTACAGTGGCAACTGCCACCGTGACAGCCAATAACGGGCAGACTGTGACAATACCAGTACAAG GTATCGCCAATGAAAATGGAGGAATAACTTTCTTCCCAGTCCAGGTCAATGTCGGGACGCAGCCCCAGACTGTCTCTGGCCCCATCCAGCCCCTCAGTGCCCAGGCTCTGGCTGGTCCCCTCAACACGCAGCTGAGCGGGGCGGCGCTGCAGCTGCCGGGCCAGTTAACTGTTCAGCAGGTCTCGCCGGGGGAGCAAAGACAGAGCCAGCCATTCACCACTGCCGCCTCCCTCAGGCCTCGCAAGATGGGCTCGCTTTCGCTCTTCTTTAGAAAG GTGTATCATTTGGCTAGTGTCCGTCTGCGAGACCTCTGTGTCAAACTCGACATATCTGATGAGCTGCGGAAAAAGATCTGGACGTGCTTTGAGTATTCCCTGGTGCACTGCCCTGAAATCATGATGGATAGACATTTGGATCAGCTGCTGATGTGTGCCATCTATGTAATGGCTAAG GTTACTAAGGAGGACAGATCATTTCAGAACATCATGCGATGCTATCGGACACAACCACAAGCCAAGAGCCAT GTGTATCGCAGCGTCCTGATAAAAGGCAGGAGGCGCCGCCGCTCTGGCAGCAGCGACAGCAGTAGCCAGCAGAACTCGCCTACAGacagaagcaaagagagaaacaaagaaagaa GCAGCAGGGACTCCAGCCCGGTGATGCGCTCCAGCAGCACCCTGCCCGTCCCGCACCCCAGCAGcgccccccccactcccacccgCCTGACTGGCGCCAACAGCGACACCGAGGAAGAAGAGCGAGGGGACCTCATACAATTCTATAACAACATCTACATCGAGCAGATTAAAGAATTTGCCCTGAAGTATACTTCAAATGCA ATCGATTCTCCTCCGCTCTCACCCTACCCGTTTGTAAGGATGGGCTCCCCCCGCAGAGTACAGCTCTCCCAGAACCACCCAGTGTACATCTCGCCGCACAAAAACGAGTCTACTCTCTCTCCTCGAGAGAAAATATTCTATTACTTCAGCAGCAGCCCATCTAAG aggCTAAAGGAAATCAACAGCATGGTTAGAACTGGAGAAACTCCAACAAAGAAGAGAGGCATTCTCTTAGAAGATGGTACTGAAGCACCGGCGAAGCGAATCTGTCAGGAGAATCACACTGCTCTGTTAAGACGACTACAGGACGTGGCGAATGACAGAGGGTCTCACTGA